A genomic region of Lytechinus pictus isolate F3 Inbred chromosome 2, Lp3.0, whole genome shotgun sequence contains the following coding sequences:
- the LOC129277767 gene encoding gastrula zinc finger protein XlCGF46.1-like isoform X2 — protein sequence MEMIPSVPINIFIKEEREETLLDTEGNEDETKHIVSGYTIKKEPEEDREEEEDGVLSTNQEGWESHDDSFESGSDRGGVGSTAHSPESGSDGDEAESKHFTSEDIIDNGHGSVGHTCSASNRSGAISNLGIHFGERQSQCSRFSESLCEVNLSNPDIITSHTEEKPFKCDRCKREFSAKGSLKRHLLFHTGEKPFECCYCNKRFPQSCDLKRHLLTHTGEKPYECLYCKKRFSQKGDLKRHIRTHTGEKPHKCLECGKGYANKRDLNRHLINHTGKKPYECTVCKKGFLMEDSLNRHLLTHSSRERPYECSFCKKQYSYKKRYNLHLLTHTSEMQYQCSYCGKAFSKKQHLKRHLLIHNQGKPYACRYCRESFAQCADLESHIMTHTGENRFKCLDCGKEFSHKGNLNRHVLTHSKEKPFNCSDCGKGFSQKDKLKCHLLSHTGERPYKCSYCVKGFTQKKHLDRHVLTHSEEKPYECSYCNKGFIQKHHLNRHLLRHSGARTMNVQDVKIDFLKDDI from the exons ATGGAAATGATACCATCAGTTcccatcaatattttcatcaaggaagaaagagaagagacCTTGTTGGACACCGAGGGGAATGAAGATGAGACCAAACATATTGTTTCTGGGTACACCATCAAGAAAGAACCTGAAGAAGACagggaagaagaggaagatggCGTCTTGTCAACAAATCAAGAAGGGT ggGAAAGCCATGATGACAGTTTCGAGTCGGGTTCAGATAGAGGTGGAGTGGGAAGCACAGCCCATAGTCCTGAGTCAGGTTCTGATGGAGATGAAGCAGAATCTAAACATTTTACATCAGAAG ATATCATTGACAATGGACATGGATCAGtaggacatacatgtagtgctTCAAACAGAAGTGGAGCTATATCCAATCTAGGCATACATTTTGGTGAAAGGCAGAGTCAATGTTCTCGTTTCAGTGAAAGTTTATGCGAGGTTAATCTTTCCAACCCTGATATTATAACATCACACACAGAAGAAAAGCCATTTAAATGTGACCGATGTAAGAGAGAATTTTCAGCGAAAGGCTCTCTAAAACGTCACCTCCTATTCCACACTGGAGAAAAGCCTTTTGAGTGCTGCTACTGTAACAAGAGATTTCCTCAGAGCTGTGATCTTAAACGCCATCTCTTGACCCACACAGGAGAAAAGCCGTATGAATGCCTTTATTGTAAGAAACGATTTTCACAGAAGGGTGACCTCAAGCGCCATATTCGAACGCACACCGGAGAAAAGCCACACAAATGTTTAGAATGCGGCAAAGGGTATGCTAATAAACGCGATCTGAATCGTCATCTCATCAACCACACTGGAAAGAAACCATATGAGTGTACAGTGTGCAAGAAGGGATTCCTTATGGAGGATTCTCTCAATCGCCATCTCTTAACCCACAGCTCTCGGGAAAGACCATATGAATGTTCATTCTGTAAAAAACAATATTCTTACAAAAAGCGTTATAATCTTCATCTCCTGACTCACACTAGTGAAATGCAGTATCAATGTAGCTATTGCGGGAAAGCATTTTCTAAGAAGCAGCATCTTAAGCGCCATCTGCTGATTCACAATCAAGGAAAGCCGTATGCATGCCGCTATTGTCGGGAAAGCTTTGCTCAGTGTGCTGATCTTGAATCCCATATCATGACTCACACTGGAGAAAATCGCTTTAAATGTTTAGATTGTGGGAAAGAGTTTTCTCATAAAGGCAATTTAAACCGCCATGTTCTCACCCACTCCAAAGAAAAACCATTTAATTGTTCAGACTGTGGCAAAGGATTTTCTCAGAAAGATAAACTAAAGTGTCATCTTCTATCCCACACAGGAGAGAGGCCATATAAATGTTCTTACTGTGTAAAAGGATTCACCCAGAAAAAACATCTAGACCGCCATGTTCTCACCCACTCTGAGGAAAAACCTTATGAATGTTCTTACTGTAACAAAGGATTTATTCAGAAACATCATTTAAATCGCCATCTCTTAAGACACTCTGGGGCAAGGACAATGAATGTTCAGgatgtgaaaattgatttccTAAAAGATGATATCTAA
- the LOC129277767 gene encoding gastrula zinc finger protein XlCGF57.1-like isoform X1 — translation MEMIPSVPINIFIKEEREETLLDTEGNEDETKHIVSGYTIKKEPEEDREEEEDGVLSTNQEGWESHDDSFESGSDRGGVGSTAHSPESGSDGDEAESKHFTSEDIIDNGQALVGHHASIRSGAVSNLGVCSVEKLSHCTNSSEIFRPSVPHRDIHIGRKECECFRCDEKYSNKCDSNRHILTHSGEKRYECLQCKKKFSTKSNLNAHLCYDSEEGKPYVCSVCEKQFCKDSLKHHLIAFTGLKPHECIYCKKRFCQKGDLKPHLLSHTGEEPYKCSICIKGFSSEDALNRHFIAHTGENPFVCGYCKKGFTKNSELQRHILTHTENPFVCGYCKKGFSKNSDLQRHIRTHTGENPFECGYCKKGFGKNSELLRHILTHTGDKPFECSYCEKKFSQKGSLKCHMRTHTGEKPYKCPHCEKEFGEKGSLNRHLPQHTGERPYECCHCKKRFRLYRELKCHLLIHTGEKQNECPDCGKVYAHKRSLSRHLLICKGEKPYECMYCKKGFSQKAGLKRHVRTHTGEKPYECAHCRKGFAQNGALKQHIKTHTEKP, via the exons ATGGAAATGATACCATCAGTTcccatcaatattttcatcaaggaagaaagagaagagacCTTGTTGGACACCGAGGGGAATGAAGATGAGACCAAACATATTGTTTCTGGGTACACCATCAAGAAAGAACCTGAAGAAGACagggaagaagaggaagatggCGTCTTGTCAACAAATCAAGAAGGGT ggGAAAGCCATGATGACAGTTTCGAGTCGGGTTCAGATAGAGGTGGAGTGGGAAGCACAGCCCATAGTCCTGAGTCAGGTTCTGATGGAGATGAAGCAGAATCTAAACATTTTACATCAGAAG ATATCATTGACAATGGACAAGCATTGGTAGGACACCATGCCTCAATCAGAAGTGGAGCTGTATCCAATCTCGGCGTATGTTCTGTAGAAAAGCTGAGTCACTGTACAAATTCCAGCGAGATATTTCGACCCAGTGTTCCTCACCGTGATATACACATAGGACGAAAGGAGTGTGAATGCTTCCGTTGTGATGAAAAATATTCCAACAAGTGCGATTCAAACCGCCATATTCTTACCCACTCAGGAGAGAAACGATATGAGTGTTTACAATGTAAAAagaaattttcaacaaagagtAATCTTAATGCTCATCTCTGCTATGACTCTGAAGAAGGAAAACCATACGTTTGTTCGGTTTGCGAAAAACAGTTTTGTAAGGATTCTCTAAAACACCATCTCATTGCTTTCACAGGACTAAAGCCACATGAATGCATCTATTGTAAGAAAAGATTTTGTCAAAAGGGTGACCTTAAACCCCATCTCCTATCTCACACTGGAGAAGAACCATATAAATGTTCAATTTGTATCAAGGGGTTTTCGAGTGAGGATGCTCTGAACCGCCATTTTATAGCGCACACAGGAGAAAATCCATTTGTATGCGGCTATTGTAAGAAAGGATTTACTAAGAATTCTGAACTCCAACGTCATATCCTAACCCACACAGAAAATCCATTTGTATGCGGCTATTGTAAGAAAGGATTTTCTAAGAATTCAGACCTCCAACGTCATATCCGAACCCACACCGGAGAAAATCCATTTGAATGTGGCTATTGTAAGAAAGgatttgggaagaattctgaaCTGCTACGCCATATCCTAACCCACACAGGAGATAAGCCGTTTGAATGTTCATATTGTGAGAAAAAATTTTCTCAAAAGGGTTCCCTGAAATGCCATATGCGAACCCACACAGGAGAGAAACCATATAAATGTCCACACTGTGAGAAGGAATTTGGTGAAAAAGGAAGCCTTAACCGTCATCTCCCACAGCACACAGGAGAAAGGCCATATGAATGCTGCCATTGTAAGAAACGATTCCGTCTGTATAGAGAACTCAAGTGCCATCTCCTGATCCACACAGGAGAAAAGCAAAATGAATGTCCAGACTGTGGCAAAGTATATGCTCACAAACGCAGTCTAAGCCGCCATCTTTTAATCTGCAAAGGAGAGAAGCCGTATGAATGCATGTATTGTAAGAAAGGGTTTTCTCAGAAGGCTGGTCTTAAACGACATGTTCGCACCCACACTGGAGAAAAACCATATGAATGTGCTCACTGTAGGAAAGGCTTTGCTCAGAATGGTGCTCTTAAACAGCATATCAAAACCCACACAGAAAAGCCTTAA